A region of the Dysidea avara chromosome 9, odDysAvar1.4, whole genome shotgun sequence genome:
GTGTAACAGTGTGTACAATGGGGCCATTTTGACAGTTTAGTGTGCTATTTCAAAAACAAGCTTGACCGCGTACAAAATATACATAATCAGTTGTTAATAATCATAATGACAGTTGCCAATATCAATCCAAATCAAATCTACCACGTGATGTGTTGCAATAGATTTTCATCCCTTCTTggcttctttctttcttctgtAGTTAGCTATCTTCACTAGCTACTGTAACAGCTGCTATAGTATCATAGCTGTAGTGATTTTAGTTCCTTTATGTGTTTTAGTGTttcatttttttgttaaaagtttttaaaaacCATATCCCTTAAATTAAAATAAatcttcaaaaacatttaactcatcgatgcaattacacatgaacTTAAAATTTGGCTCAGTTGTAGCATTGCTTGACCCGTTAAAAAATCTTTTTGCTCAAAAGCCTGACACAATATTTCCAATCAATCAAAGtttatcaccttatagatactctaatagaacagtcacctaactactcgaATAGAGCATTTAATGGAATCATTATAAGTTGGTCCTGCTATGCAATTAATTTGATCTGTCTCCATTAATACATATATCTATACACAAGAGCATGAATCTACCTGAAATGCCTTGTTACGGAATGACTGAAATGCCTATAATATATGTATCTAATTGTACAGTATCTTCATGATAATATCATAggagtatcctattcaagtacacatgtaccactgaaaattCAATCTTGAAGCGtccaaatctcaaaattttcttatgggggcatgtccccagaacCCTGGAATACTTCACATACTGGTGTGCTTTGTACACTAAGGTACATACCGTACAGTTAATGACTTTTAAAACACTACAGCCACcccacatgacttgcccccCTCCACTTTTGAGTatactgttctccacccctAGCTTTTATACATAGCTAAGTGTAACATGATGTACATAATGTGATGTATGTGCATttatcctcaaactgaggctgcacattatttaattattaaataaatatataaataggTAAAAGCCTGAGTGGTGCATTATAGTTATGCGAGTGGTATAGACACACAAATTCCTGTTCTTACTGCAGTCAGGGGCAGCAGGAAAGGGGGACAAGGGGGCCCTATGAAAAAGTTATGGGGGGTTTAGCCCCCCAAAATTCCcaaattatctgtagctgtgatggagagcctagaGCATCAATAATTCAAGATACTCAGTcaagatcaagatgctctaatagagcagtcacagtattcttagaggagcagtgtagcaagctacgtatgtagttataactaAGGAGATATCCACCCCCGaaacaccttcactgtaaaaaaggcgcgcccaagaaactacaagtacctggaacccaatgtaaaaaacaaaaagaaaaatcagcttagctgaagtgaaaagtaactggtaacttaaagagctgatatctgaagcggccaagaatacaattactaaagtttaatccatgcaagaacaccttggctataaaacaggtgtgtacatgaaagtaactggcaactgaaatggctgatatctgaagcagccaagaatgaatggtcatatacaactaattcaaaaatttaacactgaacctttataattcagctgtgttctatattcactcttgctgcatcgtaaagtaatttcttttaactctaattggctggtaatttggccgccttttttaatagtcagtataatagagcaaaaaaaggcggccaaattaccagccaattagagttaaaagaaattactttacgatgcagcaagagtgaatatagaacacagctgaattataaaggttcagtgttaaatttttgaattagttgtatatgaccattcattcttggctgcttcagatatcagccatttcagttgccagttactttcatgtacacacctgttttatagccaaggtgttcttgcatggattaaactttagtaattgtattcttggccgcttcagatatcagctctttaagttaccagttacttttcacttcagctaagctgatttttctttttgttttttacattgggttccaggtacttgtagtttcttgggtgcgccttttttacagtgaaggtgtttttggggtggatatcactcatttttgtcagtgatagactctacatttggtttaaaaggtaatttttttggaaatgagcaattaacattaatgcagaatattatcttggagagtcagtaaaatccatacataataatgattgttttataacaccgtaaattcggaagtatgaatttacggtgtagtatgactgttctattagagtaaatttatctttactgcctgtacgtgatgaatatatctcatatctgtgcatgttaaatgcttcagacacctaattaaacttgcaagtgcctaattagttcacagttgctacacagctataagtacatttgtaattgttatcatcataatcatttatcatgttataaccattttttaatattttggtcacaacttcaggattagagcagcagagaaaggaatagaggactcaaccatcaagacttgtatatgggagatggaacagtattgcgatggacaatgccggtactaacccctcaagggtgttgcagtacagtatagatgcaagaccagagccttgatcgtcgccttttgactgtggtcacaacttcaggattggagcagcagagaaaggaatggaggacttaatcatcaagactcggggagatggaatagtattgccaaggacaatgccagcactaacccctcaaggatgtcacagtgcagtatcgatacaaccactccaaccagtgcataagaccagagctcgatcatcaccttttggctgaaatttttatacttgatgaagcaattaaaacaaaaaagttgtagtacttgtactttcctgagggaacatgtccccagagtcccagactcccttgcctgttcagcagaataataggattgagccttacaaCCAGTTTCACCTTTATCCTTGGCCTGAATagtgtacatatcagcaacataatacagtagctgtagataatgctagttaatgccccaggcagagctataggggtgggaatttttccctactatcatactatcatagtagttcttctcgcagttctttgcctggccatcatcaactgctgtctatcaactgctgtcaaaacattagtctcgtcccccagacccttcctcaagcatgcttatcacacaaaaataacttagtttagcagtgcacaaacaattattcattgacagcttatactacacttaccgcatttttgaaccatgtataccaccagaatccaccagattgacaactaacacgtgatctatttagaggaaatctcgtggaaagtccctaattaccttaagaggacactcatgatacgtggttttaaattgaatggtttaagaatgtaactggatggtgaggcgtactttaatcggctcgactttactgagaaactcgagcccctcgtgagaaactacatcgcttgagcaacgcttgaaaaagtaagagtcaagaatactgagggactctatgatatatgccggtcttgaatgctaacgaaacgaggagtgaagtttgtgcaacgtgtcacatcgccacacactgattcaccgtgtttgtgcgatagggtttttggacctgtccaccagatgttgaaaggaaattcattccaccacatgttgaaaggaaattcattccaacttgtgaagttattggtatactcattgttggggtccatggggacatcgatgatcatttaccagtcagctgtaagtaatgtcacaacagaaggaaaggaaccatttccatacccctatggcatactgattttccaggtcagtttatgtacacccaaccacagaaatgtagaactttggttgcaggtggaaaataaacacctttttactcagttacaagagattcacccagctgggataaaatgttgaagtgaatgtcattagtacctacttgcggttcatcaggtattggacaattccaagtgtccagattatgcagttgtccagtttacacgtttaggcaagttccacaacatcctataatctattactatatcagtgtggaataatgcttatataatatttttcatattccaggctttaggtatgtgtattgtatttaacacctgcgtgttggtttttgcaggccatctggtcatactggtttatccactagcagttgaatgtgatcatggtacatatgtaagttgagaccatgcaggaacaaagatagaggtgtcatgaatttcaggtcagttgacattcagaggaattgtattattgcaattgttctttttgtagttatcaattatcagtgaccagtttttgatagcgtacttttgtttgactaatgaccaaatgttctggtttacatgcttacccaacagttatgttactcacttaacctgcatatgggatatatatttttagttcattttgattattcatcctttattggtacagcctggcatattgatgttttgcacattctctttttaattcagtgcctgctggattgtttcgtcagatatcgaaacagatgtctttggtgttgcgaccgatgttccaggtcagtttgcgtgtgtgtttaatttaaggttgacttcagtgcctggttattcttttacaggtctcggtattgagtgtcatgaatttcaggtcagttgacgtacagaagaatcgtattattgcaattgttgtttttgcagttatcaattatcactgtatactagtgatgtgaatttgcaggtcagtctactcagatgtatcaggcatagtgttgatggattcgaacaagtatccagtgtagactgtagtggcatcaagggtgttaatttccaggtcagtttacatgttgtgatgttagtgattttttcctagtacccagatattaagtgtattgtatttaatgcccacctgttatgtttttaaattatagtgtagacagtgcaacagtaagccttctgtgttgtagtaactatttgtttcataatattatgctgttgtcccggaatggcacaagttttgggcaaccagtgtgaagtccggtggtacaaacattgtattatgaccaagttgtgatagcgtacttttgtttgactaatgtcctaatgttctggtttgactaatgtcctaatgttctggtttaacatgcttacccaacagttatgttattcattcacttagcctgggatataatttttgttcatttcgattatccatgctattattgacacagcccggcatattgattttttgtacattctcttttaattcagtgcctgctggattgtgtcatcagatatcgaaacaagtgtttttggtgttgcgaccgatgttccaggtcagttgcatgagtgtttaatttaaggttaacttcagtgcctgtttattcttttacaggtctcagtatcgtcatgctgacatacaagaaatcatcactattgttggaactatttttagtcaagtcttgatgtgatgttaattaacgttgttacacattgttgtatgtttaccatatggcaagaaattatcatggccatcatgaaatttgaatattgtgtaagttgtgtggaccaaccccaattcatacatggtcactggcaaaccacgagccggcacattcgagccacaacaccaccaaccacattcgagcaatccattacaaaattttgttgcaccatttgtgtgtgcataatacttaatgaaagccacaacacaagctacatggtacacactacatagaggtggtaacccctaaaggcttgttaccttttgtattcaccttatcggcctttgtggttaatctattaaaaattacatgtaaatagagaattgaagagtatgcttaaagcaccttcgctagtgattttgttcttcaaaccatataagacaactggcgatttataaacgctcgcatggggtgtggtactaaatggaatttaaaagatttctgcttaaaacgccatccctagggaacttacggttcagcacgctgtcacaacttgtttatcaggcattagagtttgtgtccacgtcgtgtctttaaaagttattgtagggattagaggttgattgaagaaaatacgcgtataggcaaaccaggattggataatgtcagtgctagatggactatacaaacacagctatgttgactggttgactggtataacgtgacagtagttgtaacataaggtagagaaataaagtgaaatacgcctattttttattttgcgatggttacttttttattttagcgaggtcgcaagaaaactataacgactcctaaagattttttatcacgtaacgcaatacaaatctattgagagatgttgcgtaatttaggactaatattgcgaaaccggccctacacgtaaataactcacagtagtggccgcgcgtcttttaattgggcgtgcgctttgtagtttcttggccgcgcgactcactaccgtgagtcttgatagtcTAGTTGGTGGAGGGAAAGTATTGTCAGCAAGTATAAATAGTGAccttttttgtcttcaacttacagctaggccatggcatcaccaaTCTAGAACCCAGCCCCCCTTAAATAAAAGTGTCTCCTACACAGTATTACCTATAGATGATAAATAAATAGGTAAAAGCCTGAGTGGTGTATTATAGTTATGCGAGTGTTATAGACACACAAATTCCTACTCTTATCACCTATAGATGatcaatattataaaataataatgttatagctagctatatatatatactacataaATTGGTCAAATTCTCTTGCTCTAGTTGTAACAGCTAGTGTAGAGCTACATGAGACCATCTCATGTGATGCCAACTCATGCTTAGTGAATATAATACTGTTCCATTCTATATATCCACTATAATTTCATTCCATTTTTGGGTGCCAACATTCCATTCCCAATAGTCTACCATTCCATcccactgaatccagatgctCTTTCTTGATAGAAAAACCCCTGAATCTTTACaatatcccccccccccccctctcccCAGTGCTATGGGATTTCTGTGACTGTAAAAACTGAAGTGTCCACAGGACACCAAAATGTCCCAATACGGACACCACTGGTGATAATGGTGTCCATACGTATATTGGGACATTTTGGTACTCAAAATACAGCtaactatatgcatgcatgtatgtatcatACCTCTTAGATGCACTTACTTGACTTACCTCACTGttataatgaactcttgcttgTATCACTACTAAAGCTACATAGTTATTAGGAAACTTAAAGAAGAGCTCTTATCAAATGCTTGAAGTGAAAGTTCTTTTACTCCCTTGGTGCTCTCTGCTATATATTCACCATGGGAATGGGTCATGAAGCCATTGTGTTTTACCAGCAACTACCCAGTTAGGTATCCAACAAATGGTGTCATATTTGGATGGATCACATGCACTCAGCAATACATACAGTGAGTCCGAGGAGCACAATTATAAAGAGTGCCCCTGTGACCTTGGTTCAATCAGAAactcagtggcgattctagacctgacctacgaGGAGGGGGGCAATTTAGTAGGCAACAGCATgcatggctgtaatataaaatAGAATTTCGGGGTGTctggtgcaacccccagaagctacAGGATTTTTTGCAATTTgtaggcttgaaaacagcctaaaatttatgctaaaatcatgaaaaatgcttaaaataacaatgccaatctatactgttcccaagatttttaaaaagttatttttcagcaggaGGATCATGCCCCTCCTTAGAATTGCCTATGGTTTGATTTTTTGTGTTAGTATTCTCACTTCTTTTAAAGAAATAAAAAAGCTATAGACCTGCAACaacaaaatattattattagacATAGTCTATAGCAAAATTTGAATGAAGGTTCGACATCTAACAATCATCATGGCCTGCTCATGGCCTGCTCATTCCCACTTATCATCAGGGAGTATTACTACAGACCACTTCTCACGGTTTGTAGTAATACACCACACTCAGGTATTACTACGGACCACTTCTCACAGTTTGTAGTAATACACCAGATGAGTGGGAAGGAGTATCCATGGTGGCTGCTGATGTCGAACCTTACAGTCTGACTACTAAGCAGTAGCGATTTGTATTTATAACCTAATCATCCGTGTTAtgtatcgattgtgggatttgcACAATTATTATATTGTCTTCCCAACATTATAGGTAACTGGCCAGCTTTGTTAGGGCATGACTGAGCTCTGGCTGAAGTTAGGGGTCATGGTGGGATGACCAGCGCAGTGGCGTGTTCACGTGGAGCGGATGATAAGCGAGTTATAGTGTGTACAAGTTGTGGTGATCAGATGATAAGCGAGTTATAGTGTGTCGTACGATGGCCTGGTGTCGTAGGAGGTCACCTGTTTGtggattcatgtgtaagttacTCCACGTCCCCCGCTCCACGTGAACACGCCACTGCGCTGGTCATCTCCAGTGCTCTGACCACAACCCCTAACTTCAGCCAGAGCTCAGTCATGCCCTAACAAAGCTGGCCAGTTACCTATAATGTCAGGTAAGCTGACAGTAAAAAGAAATAGTCCATGAGGAGGTTCCCTCAAAGCGTGACTGCGCTGGTcaaacaagatcgagataccgcagccaatacaacagtcaagcaattAGTAAGTATTTTGAGTATTCATAGTTGAtttaattttccaaaattccatTACTTGAGCATGCTCCCAACCCCTGACATGCTTCATATTCTATAGTGTGCTTCTTACACTAATGTACAGGTATATGCTTTCCTTATATaaggccaggaaaacttgattaattgtttctcatcccagCCCGCCTCCCTTTTTTaccccactgcctctaatttcattattgctgttatcaatcacgtgcacacataTTTTGATGTTAAGAaagctggctatcattttacagcacagcaaatgtcacttgcacctcagaaatggtggtaaaatgtacagtaagtactagttcttaaaaggctttagctttAATAGTAACAGATAActttaatgaataatgaaaaatgacctgcTGCCTGCACTGTTTTCCTGGCCTAATTATATAAGGTTATgtcacaaaaaaacaaaaaaaaaaactggagCTTCCCATGTATGCCTAGCAACATGCATAACTTTTTGTAGTTATagatagctactgtatgcaTGACATTTTTAAAACTGGACTGCAATCATTGTATTGGGTAAACCTGATCAGCAAATAAAGTTCATGCATTGTGCATGCAGACAAAAGAGGGGCATAATGAGGGGATTAGATCAAAGGTTATTTCAGGATTTAGGTATATAATGCCTTATAACAAAGGATTGAGATAGGTAAATGGAGAAAGGAAGGGATTAGACCTACAACTTCATCCCAGAGTAGGGGAATTAGACTCGCGTAGAATTTAGAGTGATCTCTTCCTTTCCCACATGGGGGTAGGTTGGGCAAAACTTTAATAGGTGCATTAACCAATGCTGTATGTTTCCATTAATCTAGCAATACTACTGTCTGTAAACTATTAAAAGGGTTTGTGTGGTTATTCATGATTTAATGATTAGAAACAAAACTACATCAGTTCAAAAAACTATACTTTTCAGTACTGCCCTATACAAAGTAGCTACTAAGAcaccaaacaaaacaaaaattacCATTAAAATAGACAACACACAAGCCATAGTAGAGCCAATCAGTCACAGCTTAACTGCACTTTCATTCAGTTGGTCTGCATAATTATATCAGTCGTGCTATGGTCATTAACAAGTTATATAATGTTTGCTGAATTTCTTGACAGCGGCTGACTATTGTATGTCCATTACATGCATGTGATATATGTATGGGCTGCCAATGGTGCTGTTTAGCTGTTAGTGGAGGCATtttctatataataattctaaAATCACCACTTCAACTGTCACTTCATCCTCTGGAAATTAAAACTGTAGCACTCTATGTATCACATTCAGTAGATGACTTGGTGATGACTTAATTCTTGTGACTAGTattaagttcttagttacctgactattgacaataatatTGTCAGAGTCTCCTGGAATTCTGAACAACGTCACAGAGTTCCTTCTACCGTCTTCTCTCTCACCAATCACCTCTTAACACATATCTTAACTtactacagcattaaaattaaacattttattatttacatttttttttCTCTCCACCACATAAGTAGCACTATTGAAGACATGGACAGTAGTCTCCTGGATGTGTCTGCAGATATCATCGGTGAGACCCCCAAGAAGAAGCCTATGTCCCCGGAGTCATTTGCCAAGGACGTTGTTGAACGCCTGgcaatagtaacaccatcaggtagagtcgatgccgccGAATTCTTAAGTTCCAATACTTGTGACTAGTattaagttcttagttacctgactattgacaataatatTGTGAGTCTCCTGGAATTCTGAACAACATCACAGAGTTCCGTCTACCATCTTCTCTCTCACCAATCACCTCTTAACACGTATCTTAACTtactacagcattaaaattaaacattttattatttacatttttttcTCTCCACCACATAAGTAGCACTATTGAAGACATGGACAGTAGTCTCCTGGATGTGTCTGTAGATATCATCGGTGAGACCCCCAAGAAGAAGCCTATGTCCCCGAAGTCTTTTGCCAAGGACGTTGTTGAACGCCTGgcaatagtaacaccatcaggtagagtcgatgccgccGAATTCTTAAGTACTTCAACTGTCACTTCATCCTCTGGAAATTAAAACTGTAGTACTCTATGTATCACATTCAGTAGATGACTTGGTGATGACTTAATTCTTGTCGTccagtgttgtttgtgtgtggtgtAATGTTTGTTATTATATTGCTTTGTGTTTaggttaattatatgtttctggtttccTTCCTGAtcattttttttgctgaatgaattgtgtAATCACCATACAATTATATGATATAAAAAGTTTTCACGTCTTGTATGcactcttttcttataaagattcactaactttatacattaactttgtttttccCGATGATTCCAcgtactgctatgtcaaatgtgCCACATCAAAAAGTTGTGAGAGAAAAAAATCCTGGTCACCTGatcaattttggggaattggtaggaccgcaagcatataattaactttgtacggccttatatatgcatgtatgcttAGTCTGTTGTTGGAGTTGTTTTTTTGTATCACTCAAACAAGGAGGAATGGCATTGTGCCAAttgttgtgagtataaaataatCAGTCAGTGGTGATGGTTGCACTAAAGGAGTTTGCTGAAAGATGGAATCTCAAATAAAACTGTTGGTGTATGAGATATACTATTTCATAGGTTTCTGTAACAAGAACCACCAAATAAGTGATGgagatatgtgaccggatttgcgaaaaggggtcttccacacacatccaatttaccaactttgacgatctgtaacttcagattggaaaaggctattgacttgaaatttggtcagaagtgagcaccaacatggcTTAATACATGGAGGAAATTTCAGGTGTACATGTTACTTGAATACCAAGTTATGGTCTCTCAagttcatggaattggatgtgtgtggaagacccctttttgcaaatccggtcacatatagtgttaCTAACATATTCAATATTTCAGTTAACATGTTTTGTTTAAATGGTGGATACTTAACTTTGATGAAGTCTGATGAGTTAATGAACTGTTAAGTTTTATTGAAAGCTGTTTTTGataaccatatatatatatctgatCAACTTCACCAGTTTTGGCTGAGTGGTGGTTTGATGGATTGAGTTATCATTCCTGGTTATCATCCATTGTGAAATATCCTTGTGTGGCTATTGCTTTCATCTAGCAATTAGCAACAAATAAAACACCCAACTTTATATTGTTAGCTGTGAGGTATCTAATTTAGTGATTCTCAGATTTTGTAGAGTTGAGGTGAACCATA
Encoded here:
- the LOC136266682 gene encoding uncharacterized protein isoform X1; its protein translation is MNFSACWIVSSDIETDVFGVATDVPGLGIECHEFQVSLLRCIRHSVDGFEQVSSVDCSGIKGVNFQCLLDCVIRYRNKCFWCCDRCSRSQYRHADIQEIITIVGTIFSQVLM
- the LOC136266682 gene encoding uncharacterized protein isoform X2, encoding MSLVLRPMFQVSVLSVMNFSYQLSLYTSDVNLQVSLLRCIRHSVDGFEQVSSVDCSGIKGVNFQCLLDCVIRYRNKCFWCCDRCSRSQYRHADIQEIITIVGTIFSQVLM